A genomic stretch from Anabrus simplex isolate iqAnaSimp1 chromosome 2, ASM4041472v1, whole genome shotgun sequence includes:
- the LOC136864888 gene encoding uncharacterized protein: MELNQRERCLPELKQQWRCIKLESKKVLSEYRQAVFQTGGGPKPPSPCKDATDVVEMIPLEFEEDTNEFDSNGTFPEVKVVLDWEGDSSHAPDLPRSKEALEVACEDISNDKTSSVEKSAPSTPSIGKETPPPV; encoded by the exons ATGGAGCTCAATCAACGTGAAAGGTGTCTGCCCGAATTAAAACAGCAGTGGCGATGCATAAAGCTGGAATCAAAGAAAGTCCTGTCGGAATACCGCCAAGCTGTATTCCAAACAGGGGGTGGGCCGAAACCTCCCAGTCCATGTAAAGACGCTACTGATGTAGTGGAAATGATACCTCTGGAGTTTGAAGAGGATACAAATGAGTTTGATAGCAATGGCACTTTTCCTGAG GTCAAGGTAGTATTGGACTGGGAGGGAGATTCTTCCCATGCTCCTGATCTCCCCAGGAGCAAAGAGGCACTGGAGGTTGCTTGTGAAGACATAAGTAATGACAAGACAAGCAGCGTAGAGAAAAGCGCGCCATCAACCCCCTCCATTGGAAAAGAAACGCCGCCGCCTGTATAA